From one Labeo rohita strain BAU-BD-2019 chromosome 8, IGBB_LRoh.1.0, whole genome shotgun sequence genomic stretch:
- the LOC127169153 gene encoding gastrula zinc finger protein XlCGF26.1-like, translating to MAFIKEESEDVSISESCTVKIEDAEDDTDLVVMKVESQELYESEEKDPYEKRHGENLCVQTEKESSQKRARKKSFKNCYACPQCGRNFTYEKSLKKHELMHNVQCPFTCQQCGNIFTTKGSLKNHMRIHTGEKPFTCDQCGKSYTRSKTLKDHMRIHTGERPFKCDQCGKSYIRSKTLKDHMRIHTGERPFKCDQCGKSFMHKVTLNLHKRIHLRESHFICHQCGKSFKDIERLNRHVIIHSGEKPFKCHQCGKGFQIKNNLKAHMKCHIEEKPFKCNQCGKCLKHETSLNYHMRLHTGERPFTCLQCGKSFILEGQLSRHIRYIHTEEKPFVCNYCGRICESKSNLKIHIQVHTGEKPFSCPQCGKRFIHKGLLNYHMRLHTGEKPFSCHQCGMSFRYKGLLNGHMRSVHTNEKPFTCHHCGRICESKSKLQIHMRIHTGEKPFSCPCGKSFALKGNLTAHMRLHTGDRPYMCVQCEKSFAYLRQLKSHLQTHFGEKSQCSECGKKFAKTSNFENHLRIHSGLRPFNCDRCNKKFHLPSHLKIHLKSHADKTPYMCSLCRKRFKWLCNLRSHKRFHSRVKPISKTKPREKPDTVKSDFSSGHMMAP from the coding sequence ACCTGGTGGTGATGAAAGTCGAGAGTCAAGAATTGTATGAATCAGAGGAGAAAGATCCATATGAGAAACGTCATGGAGAAAATCTTTGTGTGCAGACTGAAAAGGAGTCCTCTCAAAAAAGAGCTCGAAAGAAAAGTTTCAAAAACTGTTACGCCTGCCCTCAATGTGGCAGGAATTTCACTTACGAAAAAAGCCTTAAAAAACATGAGTTAATGCACAATGTACAGTGCCCTTTCACCTGCCAGCAGTGTGGGAACATTTTCACTACGAAAGGAAGCCTTAAAaaccacatgagaattcacaccggagagaagccTTTCACGTGTGATCAATGCGGAAAGAGTTACACGCGAAGCAAGACCTTAAAAgatcacatgagaattcacactggagaaagacCTTTTAagtgtgatcagtgtggaaagagttacATACGAAGCAAGACCTTAAAGGAtcacatgaggattcacactggagaaagacCTTTCAAATGTGACCAATGCGGAAAGAGTTTCATGCATAAAGTAACCCTTAATTTACACAAGAGAATTCACTTGCGAGAGAGCCATTTTATTTGTCATCAGTGTGGAAAAAGCTTCAAAGACATTGAACGCCTTAACAGGCATGTGATAATTCACTCCGGAGAGAAGCCCTTCAAGTGCCACCAGTGTGGAAAGGGGttccaaataaaaaacaacctaaAGGCACATATGAAATGTCACATTGAGGAAAAGCCATTCAAGTGCAATCAATGTGGAAAGTGTCTAAAACACGAAACATCCCTTAATTACCACATGAGacttcacactggagaaaggCCTTTTACCTGCCTTcaatgtggaaaaagtttcaTTCTTGAAGGACAACTTAGTCGTCACATAAGATACATTCACACAGAGGAGAAGCCTTTCGTGTGCAATTACTGTGGAAGGATTTGTGAAAGCAAATCAAACCTTAAGATCCACATACAAGTTCACACAGGAGAAAAGCCTTTCTcctgccctcagtgtggaaagcgTTTCATACATAAAGGACTCCTGAATTATCACATGAGgcttcacactggagaaaagcccTTTAGTTGCCATCAGTGTGGCATGAGTTTCAGAtacaaaggtcttcttaatggTCACATGAGAAGTGTTCACACCAACGAGAAGCCTTTTACGTGCCATCACTGTGGAAGGATTTGCGAAAGCAAATCTAAACTTCAGATTCACATgcgaattcacactggagaaaagcccTTCTCCTGTCCTTGTGGTAAAAGTTTCGCACTTAAAGGAAATCTTACAGCTCACATGAGGCTTCACACTGGAGACAGGCCTTACATGTGTGTTCAGTGTGAGAAGAGTTTCGCCTATCTACGACAGCTGAAAAGTCATTTACAAACTCATTTCGGAGAGAAATCGCAGTGTTCTGAATGTGGCAAGAAGTTCGCAAAGACAAGCAATTTTGAAAATCATCTGCGCATTCATTCTGGACTGAGGCCATTTAATTGCGATCGATGTAATAAAAAGTTTCATTTGCCATCACACTTAAAGATACACCTGAAAAGTCATGCAGACAAGACACCTTATATGTGTTCTTTGTGCAGAAAGAGATTTAAATGGCTCTGCAATTTAAGATCGCACAAGAGATTTCATAGCCGTGTGAAACctatttccaaaacaaaacctAGAGAAAAACCtgacactgtaaaaagtgactTTAGTAGCGGTCACATGATGGCACCTTAG